The proteins below come from a single Megalops cyprinoides isolate fMegCyp1 chromosome 5, fMegCyp1.pri, whole genome shotgun sequence genomic window:
- the LOC118777512 gene encoding unconventional myosin-XVIIIb-like, with protein sequence MALSSRLKLWEQKIKEEKKPPSAAAQPPPPLSAVPGGFLKQLVRETEKETKQKEPEIKEERVPSKLSDNLVQQFLLPDETPPILEAEMALRAQQMLNGEQGRHAAPVEKKAPFRKITSPGSQSQKPEEGHSQEVASPQQLKEKHSQEVTSPQKPETLDKKDVVQEAKVPKVEEKKGRRKSVSEKVEQEAVKEERQEPEGRLAESSVTEQGREQRDVWYEAGTVWYVHKDGFTLATQLKPDEGTPELAEGRARVRLETDGSVRDVSEYEIEKINPAESDLCEDISELVSVNESSVLHTLTSRARAHLPLTHAGPNLLALWPPQAPHSKVPRGRRWDGVWEAPPPLQALVRRVYVSMVGQRRDQSVVAVGRSGTGKTTACLSFAQELLKQAGTAGGSLTPERLQAMFTVLRSFGCVSSQHSEASSRFAMVFSIDFNHAGLAAAGHLQTMLLEKWRVCQSLEGESSFLVFSQMLAGLSAEMRTELHLHQQTEANSFGISPPSKAEERQKASTAFAKLTAAMETLGFTANEQRAIWHVLAGIYHLGAAGACRVGRRQFVSFDSAQLASSVIGCEGEELHTAVFKHHLRQLLQKATGGVRERHTPEGSEEGPRLTAAQCVDGMAIGLYEELFTAVVSLINRGLSSQQLTLASVIVVDTPGLRSPRHGGEERAAGFSELCHNYLQERLLEHCYTHTFTHTLERYTQEKVPVDFAAPESSPTQVVSAIDLPTLQVRATEGDPRGLLWVLDEEMVTPGSTESTVLERVCQYFGETGTVRQCEQPLQCEIAHLLGSDPVRYDLSGWFGLVQHNPSALNASSLLQNSSIGVVKSLFGPRASVPPLCRGLGGVEGGSQRSLERSGTVRKTFTGGLAAIRRHSYCISVKLQADALVNLIRRASPVFLQCVSAKADSSGFDVPSLRTQLHSTHILSALQLYRTGYPDHMSLSDFRCRFQALSPPVMKRYGSVFITPDERKAVEELLIELDLEKKSIIIGASRVFMKRGVLHSLEQQRDQLVSGWLVMLQAACMGHLARQKYRRMKVQQMAVSCVQRNVRALTSVRKWSWWRLLCKVRPLLDVNIDDQKFRTKEDEISALRRRLEKSEKERNELRQSTDNLETKVAAQSSELSDERFRGEAVSQALDIERAERLRLSKENKELQGRLDQCKSSIEGLEKQLEEERQKVKSKESLGGVGAGSELQLQLECAQTEVEFLRRRLRQGEERLEAEREARVQLESKVMELQSQLEQSKRSVTELKRHCRRVTSDLQDARVLTDSLQSRTHELERKQRRFDNELTQALEEADSEREQKEKVIQENAALNAELFGAQRSLKDSQAEVARLQQQKEELCAQIRDLSVPLELSTDSLPALKKQLRELESQEKERNQEISQLTAKIQQHEQMHLRFEMEMERMKQIHQKELEDKEEELEDVQKSSQRRLRQLEMQLEQEYEEKQMVVHEKHDLEGLIATLCDQVGHRDFDVEKRLRRDLKRTHALLSDAQLLLSTMDSQGQQGMPPGGKEQLERLHCQLEESEARRADAESVQRTLALELENAQLELESICKHKSLVDEQLAQLQHEKTDLLKRLEEDQEDLNELMKKHKALIAQSSSDITQIRELQAELEEAKKERQRLQDELQQSTARLQYLESSTVGRSIVSKQEARVCDLENKLEFQRGQIKRFEVLVLRLRDSVVRMGEELEQAAQAEARERENSRYYQQRLADMRLEMEDLTQREQDSSRRRMELEMQVEELSAVRQTLQADLETSIRRIVDLQAALEEVESSDESDSESVQTAVESVTRKRDLDSVSSAGSLGTEDVGEGIRQWLGVPRGRGGSPYGGSSTTGSLGGRQSVADTMSTYSFRSCPTEPEEDQVGGGVGRASSSSALSELLEGLRKRRAGWERGGGEGEGSTVSLPIYQTTGASVLRRRASALSLGAEEGMEEPRPGILKPPSPLLPRASSLRSLSETGPAASAGAGSGKMTRFSSCDSLTSVSSPPGPRRRIPDLSIPEEEEEHGTQALPKARSPQPIRRRLLGGLVSEGGESTLGPEPLVFQNRRILGNPEQDRGDSGDAGSDILPAIRRAQSASSLAGGGSLRGGTRRALSVHFGELPPSRSASRRESDTDSSSSGGSQRRGPQGERLEAEGSEGDVNSVMKKYLRKAEAD encoded by the exons ATGGCGCTTTCCTCGCGCTTAAAGCTCTGGGAGCAGAAG ATCAAGGAGGAGAAGAAGCCTCCGTCAGCCGCGGCAcagccccctccacccctctctgctgtcccGGGGGGCTTCCTCAAACAGCTGGTGAGAGAGACGGAGAAGGAGACAAAGCAGAAGGAGCCAGAAATCAAAGAGGAGAGagtg CCCAGCAAGCTCAGCGACAACCTCGTTCAGCAGTTCCTGCTTCCAGACGAGACCCCGCCCATTCTGGAGGCGGAGATGGCCCTCCGAGCTCAGCAGATGCTCAACGGAGAGCAGGGCCGGCACGCCGCACCCGTCGAAAAGAAAGCGCCGTTCCGCAAAATCACGTCACCTGGGAGCCAAAGCCAGAAACCGGAAGAGGGGCACTCGCAGGAAGTGGCCTCGCCCCAGCAGCTGAAAGAGAAGCACTCGCAGGAAGTGACCTCGCCCCAGAAGCCGGAGACGTTGGACAAGAAGGACGTTGTCCAAGAGGCGAAAGTGCCgaaggtggaggagaagaaagggagacGGAAGAGCGTGTCGGAGAAGGTGGAGCAGGAAGCAgtgaaggaggagagacaggagccAGAGGGACGGCTTGCAGAGAGCAGCGTGAcggagcaggggagagag CAGAGAGATGTCTGGTACGAGGCTGGGACTGTGTGGTATGTGCACAAGGATGGCTTCACTCTCG CCACGCAGCTGAAGCCAGATGAGGGGACCCCCGAGTTGGCGGAGGGGCGGGCACGAGTTCGGCTGGAGACGGACGGCTCAGTCCGCGACGTGTCAGAGTATGAGATAGAGAAG ATTAACCCCGCTGAGTCGGATCTGTGTGAGGACATCAGCGAGCTGGTGAGTGTGAACGAGTCCAGCGTCCTGCACACCCTGACGAGCCGTGCCCGCGCCCATCTGCCCCTCACCCACGCCGGGCCCAACCTCCTGGCCCTCTGGCCGCCCCAGGCCCCTCACAGCAAG GTCCCACGCGGTCGGCGGTGGGATGGAGTGTGGGAGGCACCCCCGCCCCTGCAGGCGCTGGTGCGGCGGGTGTACGTGTCCATGGTGGGCCAGCGGCGGGACCAGAGTGTGGTGGCGGTGGGACGGTCCGGCACAGGGAAAACCACCGCCTGCCTGTCGTTCGCCCAGGAACTGCTGAAACAGGCCGGCACTGCAGGGGGCAGTCTGACCC CGGAGCGGCTGCAGGCTATGTTCACGGTGCTGCGCTCCTTCGGCTGTGTGAGCTCCCAGCACAGCGAGGCCTCGTCCCGCTTCGCCATGGTGTTCTCCATTGACTTCAACCACGCTGGCCTGGCTGCCGCGGGACACCTGCAG ACTATGCTGCTGGAGAAGTGGAGGGTATGCCAGAGCCTGGAGGGCGAAAGCAGTTTCCTGGTCTTTTCTCAGATGCTAGCAGGCCTGAGCGCAGAAATGAG GACTGAGCTCCATCTGCACCAGCAGACTGAGGCAAACTCATTCGGCATCTCCCCACCCAGCAAG gcagaggagagacagaaagcatcAACAGCCTTTGCAAAGCTGACAGCTGCCATGGAAACTTTGGGCTTCACGGCCAATGAGCAACGAGCCATTTGGCACGTGCTGGCTGGAATATACCATCTGGGTGCAGCAGGAGCTTGCAGAG TGGGGCGCCGGCAGTTTGTGAGCTTTGACAGCGCGCAGTTAGCCAgcagtgtgattggctgtgagggagaggagctCCACACAGCCGTCTTCAAGCACCACCTCCGGCAGTTGCTGCAGAAGGCCACAGGGGGCGTCAGAGAGCGCCACACGCCTGAGGGCTCGGAGGAGG GCCCCAGGCTGACCGCTGCACAGTGTGTCGACGGCATGGCCATCGGACTGTATGAAGAGCTCTTCACTGCCGTTGTCTCTCTCATCAACAG AGGTCTGAGCTCCCAGCAGCTGACCCTCGCTTCTGTGATCGTGGTGGATACCCCAGGTCTCCGGAGCCCCAGGcatggaggggaggagagggctgCAGGGTTCTCTGAGCTCTGTCACAACTATCTACAGGAGAGGCTTCTGGAACACTGCtatacacacactttcacacacacgctGGAGCGGTACACACAG GAGAAAGTCCCTGTAGATTTTGCAGCCCCAGAAAGCAGCCCAACTCAAGTCGTGTCTGCCATTGATCTGCCAACGCTCCAG GTGCGAGCCACTGAAGGAGACCCCCGGGGGCTACTGTGGGTACTGGATGAAGAGATGGTCACCCCGGGCTCTACTGAAAGCACTGTCCTTGAAAGGGTGTGTCAGTACTTTGGTGAAACGGGAACAG TGCGGCAGTGTGAGCAGCCTCTGCAGTGTGAGATTGCGCACCTCCTGGGCTCCGATCCCGTCCGCTACGACCTGTCTGGCTGGTTCGGGCTGGTCCAGCACAACCCGTCTGCCCTCAACGCCTCTTCACTGCTTCAGAACTCATCCAT CGGAGTGGTGAAGTCCCTCTTTGGGCCGCGTGCCTCAGTGCCACCTCTGTGCCGCGGGCTCGGGGGGGTCGAGGGGGGGTCCCAGCGGTCACTGGAGAGGAGCGGTACTGTCAGAAAGACCTTCACTGGGGGGCTGGCAGCCATCAGGAGACACTCTTACTGCATCTCTGTCAAGCTGCAGGCG GACGCTCTCGTAAATCTGATCCGTCGTGCTAGCCCTGTGTTCCTGCAGTGCGTCAGTGCAAAGGCGGACAGCAGCGGCTTCGACGTTCCCTCTCTGCGCACACAGCTCCACTCCACCCACATACTGTCTGCGCTGCAGCTTTACCGCACAG GCTATCCAGACCACATGTCTCTCAGTGATTTCCGCTGCCGGTTCCAGGCCCTTTCTCCCCCGGTGATGAAACGATACGGCTCTGTCTTCATCACTCCGGACGAGAGAAAG GCAGTGGAGGAGCTGTTGATTGAGCTGGACctggaaaagaaaagcattaTTATAGGGGCAAGCAGG GTGTTCATGAAGCGTGGCGTGCTGCACTCcctggagcagcagagggaTCAGCTGGTGAGCGGCTGGCTGGTGATGCTCCAGGCCGCCTGCATGGGACACCTGGCCAGGCAGAAATACCGCCGCATGAAG GTGCAGCAGATGGCCGTGTCCTGCGTTCAGAGGAACGTGCGCGCTCTCACTTCTGTGAGGAAGTGGAGCTGGTGGAGACTCCTGTGCAAagtgcgccccctgctggacgtCAACATCGATGACCAGAAGTTCCGCACAAAGGAG GATGAGATCTCTGCTTTGAGACGACGCCTTGAGAAGTCTGAGAAGGAGAGGAATGAACTGCGGCAGAGCACAGACAACCTGGAAACAAAG GTGGCAGCTCAGTCCTCGGAGCTGAGTGATGAGCGGTTCAGGGGAGAGGCGGTGAGTCAGGCGCTGGACATAGAGAGAGCAGAGCGGCTTCGTCTCAGCAAGGAGAACAAGGAGCTTCAG GGGCGTCTGGACCAGTGTAAGAGCAGCATTGAGGGTCTGgagaagcagctggaggaggagagacagaaagtcAAGAGCAAAGAGTCACTGGGCGGAGTGGGGGCAG GCAgcgagctgcagctgcagctggagtgcGCGCAGACGGAGGTGGAGTTCCTGCGCCGTAGGCTGcggcagggagaggagaggctggaggCGGAGAGGGAGGCCCGGGTGCAGCTGGAGAGCAAG GTGATGGAGCTGCAGTCTCAGCTGGAGCAGTCCAAACGGAGCGTGACTGAGCTGAAACGCCACTGTCGCcgcgtgacctctgacctgcaggACGCCCGCGTTCTGACGGACAGCTTGCAGAGCCGCACCcatgagctggagaggaagcagaggag gttCGACAATGAGCTGACTCAGGCTCTGGAGGAGGCCGACAGCGAGAGGGAGCAGAAGGAGAAAGTGATCCAGGAAAACGCAGCCCTCAACGCCGAGCTCTTCGGCGCCCAGCGGAGTCTGAAG GACAGTCAGGCCGAGGTGGCCCGCCTCcagcagcagaaggaggagCTTTGTGCCCAGATCAGAGACCTGTCCGTGCCCCTGGAGCTCAGCACCGACTCCTTGCCCGCCCTCAAGAAGCAGCTCCGGGAGCTGGAGAGCCAGGAGAAGGAGCGCAACCAGGAAATCAGCCAGCTCACAGCCAAAATACAGCAGCATGAGCAG ATGCATCTGCGCTttgagatggagatggagagaatgaaacagattcatcagaaggagctggaggacaaagaggaggagctggaagaCGTGCAGAAATCCTCACAAAGGAGG CTGAGGCAGTTGGAgatgcagctggagcaggagtaTGAGGAAAAGCAGATGGTTGTCCACGAGAAGCATGACCTGGAGGGACTGATTGCCACGTTATGTGACcag GTGGGGCACCGAGATTTCGACGTGGAGAAGCGTCTGCGGCGGGACCTGAAGCGCACCCATGCCTTGCTGAGCGAcgcccagctgctgctgtccacCATGGACTCCCAGGGTCAGCAGGGCATGCCCCCGGGTGGCAAGGAGCAGCTGGAGCGCCTGCACTGCCAG ctgGAGGAGAGCGAGGCGCGGCGGGCGGACGCCGAGAGCGTGCAGAGGACCCTGGCGTTGGAGCTGGAGAATGcccagctggagctggagagcatCTGCAAGCACAAGAGcctg GTGGACGAGCagctggctcagctgcagcatgAGAAGACAGACCTGCTGAAGAGGCTGGAGGAAGACCAGGAGGACCTCAATGAGCTCATGAAGAAACACAAAGCGCTCATTGCCCAg TcctccagtgacatcactcagATCCGGGAGCTCCAGGCGGAGCTAGAGGAAGCcaagaaggagaggcagagactgCAGGACGAG TTGCAGCAGAGTACGGCCAGACTGCAGTACCTTGAGTCATCCACCGTGGGGCGCAGCATTGTGAGCAAGCAGGAGGCTCGAGTGTGCGACCTGGAGAACAAGCTGGAGTTCCAGCGGGGGCAGATCAAGAGGTTTGAG GTGCTGGTGCTGCGGCTGCGAGACAGCGTGGTTCGGatgggggaggagctggagcaggcgGCGCAGGCGGAGGCCCGGGAGAGGGAGAACTCCAGGTACTACCAGCAGAGGCTGGCGGACATGCGGCTGGAGATGGAGGACCTGACCCAGAGggagcaggacagcagccgCAGGCGCATGGAGCTG GAGATGCAAGTTGAGGAGCTGAGTGCAGTCAGGCAGACACTGCAAGCCGATCTGGAGACGTCCATCCGGCGTATCGTTGATCTGCAAGCAgccctggaggaggtggagtcAAGTGATGAGAGTGACAGCGAAAG tgtTCAGACAGCAGTGGAGTCCGTTACTAGAAAGAGAGATCT CGACAGTGTTTCCAGCGCAGGGTCCCTGGGCACGGAGGATGTGGGCGAGGGGATCCGCCAGTGGTTGGGCGTTCCGCGGGGCAGAGGCGGGTCACCCTACGGCGGGAGCAGTACCACAGGCAGCCTAGGGGGGCGCCAGTCAGTCGCTGACACCATGAGCACCTACAGCTTCCG atCTTGCCCTACAGAGCCAGAAGAGGATCAGGTGGGAGGAGGTGTAGGACGGGCGTCATCCTCGTCCGCTCTCTCAGAGCTGCTGGAGGGCCTGCGAAAGAGGCGGGCGGGGTGGGAGAGGGGcggaggagaaggggagggaagcACCGTGTCACTGCCCATCTACCAGACCACCGGGGCCTCTGTCCTTCGCCGGAGAGCCTCTGCCCTCTCCCTGGGGGCGGAGGAGGGCATGGAGGAGCCCCGGCCGGGAATCCTTAAACCGCCGAGCCCCCTCCTGCCCCGTGCCTCCAGTTTGCGCTCGCTGTCCGAGACTGGGCCGGCTGCGTCAGCAGGGGCAGGGAGCGGAAAGATGACCCGCTTCAGCTCCTGCGACTCCCTCACCTCCGTCTCCTCGCCCCCGGGCCCGCGCCGCCGCATCCCTGACCTGTCCATccccgaggaagaggaggagcacgGCACCCAGGCCCTGCCCAAGGCACGCTCGCCCCAGCCAATCCGCCGCCGGCTCCTGGGAGGCCTGGTTTCAGAAGGGGGGGAGTCAACACTAGGGCCCGAACCGCTGGTGTTCCAGAACCGCCGCATCCTTGGCAACCCGGAGCAGGACAGGGGGGATTCTGGGGACGCCGGCTCGGACATTCTCCCCGCCATTCGCCGCGCGCAGTCCGCCAGCAGCCTGGCCGGGGGGGGCTCCCTCAGGGGGGGCACGCGGCGGGCCCTGAGCGTCCATTTCGGGGAGCTCCCCCCTTCCAGGTCGGCCTCTCGCCGGGAATCCGACACAGACTCCTCCAGCTCAGGGGGGTCCCAACGCAGGGGGCCGCAGGGAGAGCGTCTGGAGGCAGAGGGCAGCGAGGGAGACGTCAACTCCGTCATGAAGAAGTACCTGCGCAAGGCTGAGGCCGACTGA